In the genome of Gemmatimonadaceae bacterium, one region contains:
- the queA gene encoding tRNA preQ1(34) S-adenosylmethionine ribosyltransferase-isomerase QueA, producing MTHGARTADYDFELNPARIAQEPVEPRDACKLMVVNRATGDISHRIFHDLPALMRAGDALVLNTTRVFRARLLGTRPSGARGEVLLLRQLDADRWEAMVSPGGKLRPGRMLTVAPGFEIDILEQTERRTRIVRLRAADGDVGSAIERHGHVPLPPYIARPDTALDADRYQTVYAAERGSVAAPTAGLHFTPRLLDDIARRGVERVNILLHVGAGTFKPVEVDEPSRHVMHEEWFSVTDAAARALTETRARGGAIWAVGTTAARTLESLPRQGDAFVAAHGDTRIFIHPPHIFHGVDKLITNFHLPRSTLLMLVAAFAGYDLTMRAYREAIDADYRFYSYGDAMAIV from the coding sequence GTGACACACGGTGCACGCACCGCGGACTACGACTTCGAGCTGAATCCGGCGCGCATCGCGCAGGAGCCCGTCGAACCGCGCGACGCCTGCAAGCTGATGGTGGTGAACCGAGCCACCGGCGACATTTCCCACCGCATCTTTCACGACCTGCCTGCACTGATGCGTGCCGGCGACGCACTCGTGCTCAACACGACGCGCGTGTTCCGCGCCCGATTGTTAGGCACCCGGCCCTCGGGTGCGCGGGGCGAAGTGCTGCTGCTGCGCCAGCTCGATGCCGACCGTTGGGAAGCAATGGTGAGTCCGGGCGGCAAACTGCGGCCGGGCCGGATGCTCACCGTCGCGCCCGGCTTCGAGATCGACATCCTCGAGCAGACCGAGCGGCGCACGCGCATCGTGCGGCTGCGCGCCGCCGACGGAGACGTCGGATCTGCGATCGAGCGGCACGGGCACGTGCCCTTGCCGCCATACATTGCGCGGCCCGATACCGCGCTCGATGCCGACCGCTATCAAACCGTGTATGCCGCCGAGCGCGGATCCGTCGCCGCGCCCACCGCGGGACTGCACTTCACGCCGCGCCTGCTCGATGACATCGCACGGCGCGGCGTCGAGCGCGTGAACATTCTTCTCCACGTGGGCGCCGGAACGTTCAAGCCGGTCGAGGTGGATGAGCCGTCTCGGCACGTGATGCACGAGGAATGGTTCTCGGTGACGGACGCGGCGGCACGAGCGCTCACGGAAACGCGCGCACGCGGCGGCGCGATCTGGGCCGTGGGCACCACGGCCGCGCGCACGCTCGAGAGCCTACCGCGCCAGGGCGATGCGTTCGTCGCCGCGCACGGCGACACACGCATCTTCATCCATCCGCCGCACATCTTTCATGGCGTGGACAAACTCATCACGAATTTTCATCTTCCCCGGTCGACGCTCCTGATGCTCGTGGCTGCATTTGCCGGCTACGATCTCACCATGCGGGCGTACCGTGAGGCAATAGATGCGGACTACCGGTTTTATTCGTACGGCGACGCGATGGCGATCGTATAG
- the ruvB gene encoding Holliday junction branch migration DNA helicase RuvB, translating to MARAEITTPEVIADESAVELSLRPQRLAEFIGQHKTKNNLRIAIDAALGRRETLDHILFSGPPGLGKTTLAELVARELSVNIRTTSGPALEKPGDLVGPLTNLRQGDILFIDEIHRLRAVIEEFLYPAMEDYRIDIRLSEGPKAQTITMPIEPFTLIGATTRAGLLTPPMRARFGITERLDFYPVEDLEEIVIRSASVMKVPIDRAGAMELARRSRGTPRVANRLLRRVRDYAQVKADGTITSAVAAAALEMLEVDAFGLDDMDSRILKTIIEKWNGGPAGLGAIAAAIGEDEVTIEEVYEPFLVQNGFLQRTARGRVATPHAYRHLGYTVPQPGPTQASFF from the coding sequence ATGGCGCGCGCCGAAATCACCACGCCCGAAGTCATCGCCGATGAATCGGCCGTCGAGTTGTCGCTCCGCCCCCAGCGCCTCGCCGAGTTCATCGGCCAGCACAAAACCAAAAACAACCTCCGCATCGCCATCGACGCCGCACTCGGCCGCCGCGAGACGCTGGATCACATCCTGTTCTCCGGCCCACCCGGACTCGGCAAAACCACGCTCGCCGAGCTCGTCGCCCGCGAATTGAGCGTCAATATCCGCACGACCTCCGGTCCAGCGCTCGAAAAACCCGGCGATCTCGTCGGACCGCTCACCAATCTGCGGCAGGGCGACATCCTGTTCATCGACGAAATCCACCGCCTGCGCGCCGTGATCGAAGAGTTCCTCTATCCGGCAATGGAGGACTACCGGATCGACATCCGGCTGTCCGAAGGTCCGAAAGCGCAAACGATCACCATGCCGATCGAGCCGTTCACCCTCATCGGAGCCACCACTCGCGCCGGACTCTTGACGCCGCCAATGCGAGCGCGCTTTGGTATAACCGAGCGGCTGGACTTTTATCCGGTGGAAGATCTCGAAGAGATCGTCATCCGTTCGGCGTCGGTGATGAAAGTTCCGATCGACCGTGCAGGTGCGATGGAGTTGGCACGACGCTCGCGCGGCACACCCCGTGTGGCCAACCGGCTGCTCCGGCGCGTCCGCGACTACGCGCAAGTGAAAGCAGACGGAACGATCACGAGCGCAGTGGCCGCCGCGGCGCTCGAAATGCTCGAGGTCGACGCGTTCGGTCTGGACGACATGGACAGCCGGATCCTCAAGACGATCATCGAGAAGTGGAACGGTGGTCCGGCTGGATTGGGCGCGATTGCCGCTGCGATCGGCGAAGACGAAGTGACGATCGAGGAAGTGTATGAGCCGTTTCTGGTGCAGAACGGTTTCCTTCAACGGACAGCGCGCGGCCGCGTGGCCACGCCGCACGCCTACCGGCACCTCGGCTACACCGTCCCCCAGCCCGGACCAACGCAGGCGTCGTTCTTCTAA
- the fmt gene encoding methionyl-tRNA formyltransferase: MRVLFWGTSTFAVPSLNALVGEGFEVVGVVTQPDRAQGRSRSSLVPSPIKEVAVGEGLPLLQPDKPRGDLFLAELGALEPDVSVVVSYGHILPQRIIELPQLGTVNVHASLLPKLRGAAPIQAAIRDGFLETGITIMRMVPELDAGPILLQARTPIAPDETFGELELRLSELGALALVEALTLLAVGQTSERPQDHGAATYAAKIDRAMARVPWQRDCGSIARLIRAYDPKPGAYTTLRGAEVKLFGARECEGDPEPRRPGDVLAVTDDGLLVACGEGAVSIPFVQPAGRRRMTSAQWAAGRGVAPGDRLD; this comes from the coding sequence GTGCGCGTCCTCTTCTGGGGGACGTCCACGTTCGCGGTGCCATCGCTCAACGCGCTCGTGGGCGAAGGATTCGAGGTGGTCGGTGTCGTGACGCAGCCGGATCGTGCGCAGGGACGTTCGCGGTCCTCGCTCGTTCCGTCGCCGATCAAGGAAGTCGCCGTCGGCGAAGGCCTGCCGCTGCTGCAGCCGGACAAGCCGCGCGGCGACCTGTTTCTGGCCGAGCTGGGTGCGCTCGAGCCGGACGTGTCGGTGGTGGTCTCGTACGGCCACATCCTGCCGCAGCGGATCATCGAGCTGCCTCAGTTAGGCACCGTGAACGTGCACGCGTCGCTCTTGCCCAAGCTGCGCGGCGCGGCGCCCATTCAAGCGGCCATCCGCGACGGCTTTCTCGAAACCGGCATCACGATCATGCGGATGGTGCCCGAGTTGGACGCCGGTCCGATCCTGCTCCAGGCGCGCACGCCGATCGCCCCCGACGAGACCTTCGGCGAGCTGGAGCTCCGGCTGTCCGAGCTCGGCGCGCTTGCGTTAGTCGAAGCGCTCACGTTGCTCGCCGTTGGGCAAACGAGCGAGCGGCCGCAGGACCACGGCGCGGCGACGTACGCCGCGAAGATCGATCGCGCCATGGCGCGCGTCCCATGGCAGCGCGATTGCGGCTCGATCGCGCGCCTCATCCGCGCGTACGACCCCAAGCCCGGCGCCTACACGACGCTCCGCGGCGCGGAGGTGAAGCTGTTCGGCGCGAGGGAATGCGAGGGCGATCCGGAACCGCGCCGTCCCGGCGACGTGCTGGCCGTGACCGATGACGGTCTGCTCGTGGCGTGCGGCGAAGGCGCGGTGTCCATCCCCTTCGTACAGCCGGCAGGCCGCCGGCGCATGACGAGCGCCCAATGGGCCGCGGGACGCGGCGTGGCGCCGGGCGATCGGCTCGACTAA
- a CDS encoding GWxTD domain-containing protein produces the protein MPTRADSLSALHAMDEVLRTNHTDGATWHERGVLAWRLANAEKRTGYMKRVANDSLLNLADSSLRLATKYNSTSPEYLVDLGKFYLTSNSASVRSRASSLFEKALSIASKAHDSLGASRAADQVGMTVWRQYLDRENGHIYSVVLKNIKDRTVLRDPRTIGYFIDNQTIRTASQDWSGQVEYFKAWDDFSEALAFNPANENALRHSYMALADRKRWVELEHLSRVRLNQDSSDAWAWLAAGLAEHRLSDDEASSVAFRRGLALLPQDERARYDRLSRIFTTKDSVETADLSPAEQVNLQRMYWLMADPLWSQADNAHRLEFLSRVVYAELCFGIEEFDIHGADTDEGEVYVRYGPPPAVISIPPDPFYTHQHDIRVLWWYAADEAFLFDQLPTYGVVTLEPFDKGEVRRLRDTIPVVWRNAGDTHLVDSINVDAVRFRAPGDSDDVFVAADVPVRRMLDGIDLVRGMLQVVFEGFTWRADSVFRRSDQHVVNFARDDSDQVRTWRERIAPGTFLYRVEALQPDAMRGARGASRLELPHESGFGLSDLLVAAKVTPRNGGAPERWSDFDITPNFNHVERGKPFSLLWETYGLAPDSGSDAYNVSIVVSRAKGTGFGAFVARIVGGVASAIGVSRSGADSVALSFPRQIPATNAAVDYVTLDMANAPAGLYHLEVTVSDDHSGRRVSRRSTITVSE, from the coding sequence ATGCCGACGCGCGCCGATTCTTTGTCGGCGCTGCATGCCATGGACGAGGTCCTGCGGACGAACCACACCGACGGCGCCACCTGGCACGAACGCGGTGTGCTCGCCTGGCGCTTGGCGAACGCCGAGAAGCGCACCGGCTACATGAAGCGGGTGGCGAACGATTCCCTGCTCAACCTCGCCGATTCGTCACTGCGCCTCGCCACCAAGTACAACAGCACGTCGCCCGAGTATCTGGTGGATCTCGGCAAGTTCTATCTCACGTCGAATTCGGCGTCCGTGCGGTCGCGCGCGTCGTCGCTGTTCGAGAAGGCGCTCTCCATTGCGAGCAAGGCGCACGATTCGTTAGGCGCATCGCGCGCCGCCGATCAGGTGGGCATGACGGTGTGGCGCCAGTATCTCGATCGAGAAAACGGGCACATCTACAGCGTGGTCCTCAAGAACATCAAGGACCGCACGGTCCTGCGCGATCCGCGCACCATCGGCTACTTCATCGACAACCAGACCATCCGCACCGCGTCCCAGGACTGGTCCGGACAGGTGGAGTACTTCAAGGCCTGGGACGACTTCTCCGAGGCGCTCGCCTTCAATCCGGCAAACGAGAATGCGCTGCGCCATTCGTACATGGCGCTCGCGGACCGAAAGCGCTGGGTGGAGCTCGAACACCTCTCGCGCGTGCGGCTTAATCAGGATTCATCGGATGCATGGGCGTGGCTCGCCGCCGGTCTCGCCGAGCACCGGCTGAGCGACGACGAGGCATCGTCGGTGGCGTTCCGCAGGGGACTCGCGCTGCTGCCCCAAGACGAACGCGCACGCTACGATCGGCTCTCTCGCATCTTCACCACGAAAGATTCCGTCGAGACCGCCGACCTGTCGCCTGCCGAGCAGGTCAACCTGCAGCGCATGTACTGGCTGATGGCGGATCCGCTCTGGTCGCAGGCGGACAACGCGCATCGCCTCGAGTTCTTGAGTCGCGTGGTGTACGCCGAGCTCTGTTTCGGCATCGAAGAGTTCGACATCCACGGCGCCGACACGGATGAGGGAGAGGTCTACGTGCGCTACGGGCCGCCGCCGGCGGTGATCTCGATCCCTCCCGATCCGTTCTACACACACCAGCACGACATCCGCGTGCTCTGGTGGTATGCGGCGGACGAAGCGTTCCTGTTCGACCAGCTGCCCACCTACGGCGTGGTGACGCTCGAGCCGTTCGACAAGGGCGAAGTTAGGCGGCTGCGCGACACGATTCCGGTCGTGTGGCGCAACGCGGGCGACACGCATCTCGTCGACTCGATCAACGTCGATGCCGTCCGCTTCCGTGCGCCCGGCGATTCGGATGACGTGTTCGTGGCGGCCGACGTGCCCGTGCGGCGGATGCTGGACGGGATCGACCTCGTACGCGGGATGCTGCAGGTGGTGTTCGAGGGGTTCACGTGGCGCGCCGACTCGGTGTTCCGTCGCTCGGACCAGCACGTGGTGAACTTCGCGCGCGACGACTCGGATCAGGTGCGCACGTGGCGCGAGCGCATCGCGCCGGGCACGTTTCTCTATCGCGTGGAAGCGCTCCAGCCGGACGCGATGCGCGGCGCGCGGGGCGCGAGCCGTCTCGAGCTGCCACACGAGTCGGGCTTCGGTCTCAGCGACCTGCTGGTCGCGGCCAAGGTGACGCCGCGAAACGGCGGCGCGCCCGAGCGGTGGAGCGACTTCGACATTACGCCTAACTTCAACCACGTCGAGCGCGGCAAACCGTTCTCGCTGCTCTGGGAGACGTACGGACTGGCTCCCGACAGCGGGTCGGATGCGTACAACGTGTCGATCGTGGTGTCGCGCGCCAAGGGCACGGGGTTCGGCGCGTTCGTGGCGCGCATCGTGGGCGGCGTGGCAAGCGCGATCGGCGTGTCGCGAAGCGGTGCCGACTCGGTGGCACTGTCGTTCCCGCGCCAGATTCCCGCGACCAATGCGGCGGTGGATTACGTGACGCTCGACATGGCCAACGCGCCGGCCGGGTTGTATCACCTCGAGGTGACCGTGTCCGACGACCACAGCGGACGCCGTGTCTCGCGCCGGAGCACGATCACGGTCTCGGAGTGA
- the yajC gene encoding preprotein translocase subunit YajC, whose protein sequence is MIAHLWLVPAAIAQSAAPSRSSGGSILLFELALFVVLGYFFFMRPQQKQRKQHEEALRALRKGDEVVTAGGIVGEVIFMKVTTKDGAAAPSMDDRITIKSAESRIIVERGRIARVSSKAADSGSSAS, encoded by the coding sequence ATGATCGCACATCTCTGGCTCGTTCCCGCAGCCATCGCGCAGTCGGCCGCACCATCGCGGTCCAGCGGCGGCTCGATCCTGCTCTTCGAGCTCGCGCTGTTCGTTGTGTTGGGCTACTTCTTTTTCATGAGACCGCAACAGAAGCAGCGCAAGCAACACGAAGAAGCGCTGCGCGCTCTCAGGAAAGGAGATGAAGTCGTGACTGCGGGCGGAATCGTCGGCGAAGTGATCTTCATGAAGGTGACCACGAAGGACGGCGCAGCCGCGCCCTCGATGGACGACCGGATCACCATCAAGTCGGCCGAATCGCGCATCATCGTGGAACGCGGGCGCATCGCGCGCGTCTCGAGCAAGGCAGCCGACAGCGGGAGCAGCGCGTCGTGA
- a CDS encoding thiazole synthase, with translation MTTLLEPRRSAVGSLDTSFTIAGRDFRSRLMVGTGKYASNDIMVRAIEASGAEIVTVAVRRVNLDRRQEEGILHHLDPSQFFLLANTAGCYNADDAVRYARLARAAGFNEWVKLEVIGDKETLLPDTVGLLEATRILAAEGFKVMAYSNDDLVTALRLQDAGAVAVMPLASPIGSGLGLLNEFSIRTIKHRLSVPVVVDAGVGTASDACLTMEQGVDGILMNTALASASDPVRMAAAMRSAVDAGRLAYLAGRMPRREVAVPSSPTEGLIE, from the coding sequence GTGACCACACTGCTCGAGCCCAGGCGATCTGCGGTCGGATCGCTCGACACGTCGTTCACCATCGCGGGACGCGATTTCCGGTCCCGACTCATGGTGGGTACCGGGAAGTACGCGTCGAATGACATCATGGTCCGCGCGATCGAAGCCAGCGGCGCCGAAATAGTGACGGTAGCCGTCCGCCGCGTGAATCTCGATCGCAGGCAGGAAGAGGGCATCCTCCACCATCTCGACCCGTCACAATTCTTTTTGCTGGCGAACACGGCCGGCTGCTACAACGCCGACGATGCCGTCCGATACGCCCGGCTCGCGCGCGCCGCGGGTTTCAACGAATGGGTGAAGCTCGAAGTGATCGGCGACAAGGAAACGCTGCTCCCCGACACGGTGGGACTGCTCGAGGCCACCCGCATCCTGGCGGCCGAAGGTTTCAAGGTCATGGCGTACTCGAACGATGACCTCGTCACGGCGCTGCGCCTCCAGGATGCCGGGGCCGTTGCGGTGATGCCGCTCGCGTCGCCCATCGGATCGGGACTGGGGTTGCTCAATGAGTTTTCCATCCGCACGATCAAACATCGGTTGTCCGTGCCGGTGGTCGTCGACGCCGGCGTAGGCACGGCGTCCGACGCCTGCCTTACGATGGAGCAAGGCGTCGATGGCATTCTCATGAACACCGCGCTGGCGTCGGCCTCGGATCCGGTGCGGATGGCGGCCGCCATGCGGAGTGCGGTGGACGCTGGACGCCTCGCGTATCTCGCGGGGCGTATGCCGCGTCGAGAAGTGGCGGTACCGTCGTCTCCCACGGAGGGGCTCATCGAGTGA
- the tgt gene encoding tRNA guanosine(34) transglycosylase Tgt encodes MAAAPPAPVSSGPPDAPDFAFSVHAAAGAARSGVFTTPHGAVPTPAFMAVGTLATVKTLDPAELRTAGASMILANTYHLHLRPGEDVVRSLGGLHRFMQWDGPILTDSGGFQVFSLETMRRVSEEGVEFRSHVDGSRRFFTPERVMDIQRDLDADIVMQLDHVIPGQAELADARDASERSVRWLARCKATWEAQRAAQNGASAQALFPIVQGGIHPSLRREAASAIRDMANWPGYAIGGLSVGESKDDMHAILDIANDALPRDRPRYLMGVGFPDDLVEGVRRGVDLFDCVAPTRMGRTGTAFTNEGRVNVRNARWRIDPRPLDPDCTCSTCRRFSRGYIRHLFAADEVLGLRLLSLHNVHFLVSLMRAAQDAIAGGYFDGWSHDWLGRYHSGSATAP; translated from the coding sequence ATGGCTGCCGCGCCGCCCGCCCCGGTTTCATCCGGTCCGCCCGACGCGCCCGATTTCGCGTTCTCGGTCCACGCCGCTGCCGGCGCCGCGCGCAGCGGCGTTTTCACGACGCCGCACGGCGCGGTGCCGACACCGGCGTTCATGGCCGTCGGAACGCTGGCCACCGTCAAGACGCTCGATCCGGCCGAGCTCCGCACCGCGGGCGCCTCGATGATCCTCGCCAACACGTACCACCTGCACTTGCGCCCGGGCGAAGACGTGGTCCGTTCGTTAGGCGGGCTGCACCGGTTCATGCAGTGGGACGGGCCGATCCTCACCGACTCGGGCGGCTTCCAGGTGTTCTCCCTCGAGACGATGCGGCGCGTCAGCGAAGAGGGCGTCGAATTCCGCAGCCACGTGGACGGCTCGCGCCGGTTCTTCACGCCCGAGCGCGTCATGGACATCCAGCGAGACCTGGACGCGGATATCGTGATGCAGCTCGATCACGTCATCCCCGGCCAAGCGGAGCTCGCGGACGCACGCGACGCAAGTGAGCGCAGCGTGCGCTGGCTCGCGCGGTGCAAAGCAACATGGGAGGCGCAGCGCGCGGCTCAGAACGGCGCGAGCGCGCAGGCGCTGTTCCCCATCGTGCAGGGCGGGATTCACCCGTCGCTGCGACGCGAGGCCGCAAGTGCGATTCGCGACATGGCCAACTGGCCCGGCTACGCCATCGGTGGGTTGTCGGTCGGAGAGAGCAAGGACGACATGCACGCCATCCTCGACATCGCCAACGATGCGCTGCCGCGCGACCGTCCGCGGTATCTCATGGGTGTCGGATTCCCCGACGATCTGGTCGAGGGCGTGCGGCGCGGCGTCGACCTGTTCGACTGCGTGGCGCCCACCCGCATGGGGCGCACCGGCACGGCGTTCACCAACGAGGGACGCGTGAACGTGCGCAACGCGCGCTGGCGCATCGATCCGCGGCCGCTCGATCCGGACTGTACCTGTTCCACCTGCCGGCGATTCAGCCGCGGATACATCCGCCACCTGTTCGCGGCCGACGAGGTACTCGGCCTCCGCCTTCTCTCGCTGCATAATGTACATTTCCTCGTCTCCCTCATGCGTGCGGCGCAGGACGCCATCGCCGGGGGTTATTTCGACGGCTGGAGTCACGACTGGCTCGGCCGATATCACTCCGGATCCGCCACGGCACCATGA
- the thiS gene encoding sulfur carrier protein ThiS, which translates to MSDITVDSTTITPVVNGEARSIRAGSTMGDLLRTLALDPQLVVVEHNRTILRDRAQYDALRLATGDTIEIVHFVGGG; encoded by the coding sequence ATGAGCGACATCACGGTCGATAGCACGACGATCACACCCGTGGTGAATGGCGAGGCGCGCTCCATCCGCGCCGGCTCCACGATGGGCGACCTCCTGCGTACGCTCGCGCTCGATCCGCAGCTTGTCGTCGTTGAGCACAACCGCACGATCCTCAGGGATCGCGCGCAGTACGATGCCCTCCGCCTCGCCACCGGCGACACGATCGAAATCGTGCATTTTGTTGGAGGAGGGTGA
- the def gene encoding peptide deformylase → MSLLDIYVLGAPILRQETVPVKEITPELERLIDDMFETMYAAKGIGLAAPQVGRTERLSVIDVDENPFVVINPEIIHAEGKQKGEEGCLSIPDIYGDVERAMRVIVRAQDRNGEPFEVDANDLLARCLQHEIDHLHGRLFIDYLSLVKRRAALAKWEKARQKDGDRSHVRKLTPEEAAGSHRRDEEL, encoded by the coding sequence GTGAGCTTGCTGGACATTTACGTCTTGGGAGCGCCGATCCTGCGACAGGAGACGGTGCCGGTGAAGGAGATCACACCGGAGCTCGAGCGTTTGATCGACGACATGTTCGAGACGATGTACGCCGCCAAGGGCATTGGTCTCGCGGCGCCGCAGGTGGGACGCACCGAACGCTTGTCCGTGATCGACGTCGACGAGAATCCGTTCGTCGTGATCAATCCCGAGATCATCCACGCCGAAGGCAAGCAGAAAGGCGAAGAAGGCTGCTTGTCGATTCCCGACATTTACGGAGACGTCGAGCGCGCGATGCGCGTGATCGTCCGGGCGCAGGATCGCAACGGGGAACCGTTCGAGGTGGACGCCAACGACTTGCTCGCGCGGTGTCTGCAGCACGAGATCGACCATCTGCACGGCCGGTTGTTCATCGATTACCTGAGTCTCGTGAAGCGCCGCGCCGCGCTCGCGAAGTGGGAGAAGGCGAGGCAGAAGGACGGCGACCGCTCGCACGTCCGCAAGCTGACGCCGGAGGAAGCCGCGGGCAGTCATCGGCGGGACGAGGAGCTTTGA
- a CDS encoding thiamine phosphate synthase — translation MIPRVHAVTGDGVLARADFVARARRVMEALGPRGAVHLRSRVVPAARLYEIALALGGARERTGAWVVINDRVDAAVAARASAVQLTTRSLTIADARRMAGDMPVGASAHAVDEATSAAADGADWVVVGHVYETPSHPDAPARGLDLVRQTAAALTVPVIAIGGIKPQHLDALLDAGAHGVAAISGIWGATDAERAAADYLSRYERHHGR, via the coding sequence GTGATCCCGCGCGTCCACGCGGTGACCGGCGACGGCGTACTGGCCCGCGCCGACTTCGTCGCCCGCGCGCGGCGGGTGATGGAAGCGCTGGGGCCGCGCGGCGCGGTGCACTTGCGGTCGCGCGTCGTGCCGGCCGCCCGCCTGTACGAGATCGCCCTTGCGTTAGGCGGCGCGCGCGAGCGGACCGGAGCCTGGGTCGTGATCAACGACCGCGTCGATGCCGCGGTGGCCGCGCGCGCGTCAGCCGTCCAACTCACCACGCGATCGCTCACCATCGCCGACGCGCGCCGCATGGCCGGCGACATGCCCGTGGGCGCCAGCGCGCACGCCGTCGATGAAGCAACCAGCGCGGCGGCCGATGGCGCCGACTGGGTGGTCGTCGGACACGTGTACGAGACCCCGTCGCATCCGGACGCACCCGCGCGCGGACTCGATCTCGTGCGGCAAACCGCGGCCGCGCTCACGGTACCGGTCATCGCCATCGGCGGCATCAAACCGCAACATCTCGATGCGCTGCTCGATGCCGGCGCCCATGGCGTCGCGGCGATCTCCGGCATCTGGGGCGCAACCGATGCCGAACGCGCTGCCGCCGACTATCTTTCCCGCTATGAGCGACATCACGGTCGATAG
- a CDS encoding energy transducer TonB, producing the protein MAACASGTVRVYEPPQTAARISLPEMHDRLMELMVVECPRIIGTRDRRHGSVSVGLALDASGRVEQASIRKGSGDARFDDLAGGLAARLKLPPPPHVLANDPSTRLTVLYECSTKGMDIRLEADSV; encoded by the coding sequence GTGGCCGCCTGCGCCTCGGGCACCGTCCGCGTCTACGAGCCGCCGCAGACCGCCGCGCGCATCTCGCTGCCCGAAATGCACGATCGCCTCATGGAACTGATGGTCGTCGAGTGTCCGAGGATCATCGGCACGCGCGACCGCCGTCACGGCAGCGTGAGCGTTGGGCTCGCGCTGGATGCATCGGGCCGCGTCGAGCAGGCGTCGATCCGCAAAGGGTCGGGCGACGCCAGGTTCGACGATCTCGCCGGCGGCCTCGCGGCGCGACTCAAGCTTCCGCCTCCGCCGCACGTGCTGGCGAACGATCCCTCCACACGCCTAACGGTGCTCTACGAGTGCTCGACGAAGGGGATGGACATCCGCCTCGAGGCGGACTCCGTCTAA